In the genome of Trypanosoma brucei gambiense DAL972 chromosome 11, complete sequence, the window CTTTTGTATTGACGCTCAGCCTAAATCATAAACACacggacacacacacacaaaaaaaatacacatgttttttttgttacactgacgtttgctttgttttgtagtAGTATTTTGTTGTCATCCTtgctactttttcttttttcacttttccccatctttcctatttaaaaaaaaatttcacaACGCTCTCACCTCACTGACACACTAACTACGAACTTGAAGCTTAGGAGGCAACACACACTTTAAAAGAACACCAGCAGCTctacaaaaaagatgacGACGAAGCGCCGCAATCATGGTCGTGCCAAGCCTCCCTGCAGCCGTGGTCGTGTCCGGCCTGTGCACTGCTTTAACTGCAGCCGTCTCGTTCCCAAGGACAAATCTGTTGGCCGCTTTGTGGTCCGCCGTATGCTCGATCAGGCTTCCGCCCGTGACGTGGCTGAGGCATCCCTCATCTACGGTTCTGGTTTCCCTATGCCAAAGCTCTACATGAAGCAGCGCTACTGCATTGCCTGCGCTATTCACAGTCGAACTGTACGCGCCCGCCCTGTGGAGGATCGCAAACGTCGCTACACGTCCAAGGTGCCCTTCCGTCCAACTGGCAAGTAATAACTCCACCCGCCACTGCGTGGCTGAAGGAGTAACCGGGGAGCATATAATAATAGTCGTGCTGGATGTGTGAAGTCGCTGAGCAAATCGCAGTCTGTTTACCTCTTTTGTGTTCTATATCTTAGACATCAGACATGTGATCTTGGATTGTACTAGCGCATTGCCTCCTTGCCGCaaatatgtttttatttttattttatttgtttatttatttcctgaCACTCCCCGTGTCTCGATATCTATAAATGTTCCCACGAAGCTAAAGGACAgtggtgaaagaaaaaaaggaccgGAAGCACTGGAGCTTCGTGGTTTGGTCCTATTTcatcaccccccccccaaaaaaaaaatgagaacaCCACTGTATGTCTTTGTAAAGCTGGGCGGAAAGTCACTACtatttaccttttctctctttttgttcttactTTCATTTACTTTGTTCCGTTTCCTCTCCGAATGCTGCGCTCTTGTTGTGGCCGGATCCACTTTCATTGAATTCTGGAAGCGTATTTCGGGAGAGGAAAGTAGGGGATAGGTGAACAAGTACGTATATAAAACACACGTAAGTTAACTTATATATacctgtttgtgtttgtttattgttgtaCACCGGTTGTTCACTAACGTTCGAACCTTGCCGACGGTGTGTATCTGCATCACTTCAAAGGCTAACGACAGGAACGAAAACACATACGTGTAGCGGCTGAACATACACCCTTTCAATGACGAGTATCGAACAGATTGAAATCAGCGGAGTGCGCAGCTTCGACCCTAATCCAAATAACCGTCAGCGCATTGTCTTTAAGAAGCCACTCACTGTTATTCTCGGAAAGAATGGTGCTGGAAAAACAACTATTATTGAGGCACTTCTGAACGCCTGCACGGGTCAAATGCCTCCTGGTGGTGGAACGGAAAAGAGTTCGTTTGTGTACGACCCAAAGGTTGTGGGTGAGAATGATGTGAAGGCTCAGATCCGCCTTCTTTTCACGGGAAGGGGTGGGAAAGTTATGCAGGTTATTCGCTCGTTTCAGGCTACACGGACGCGGAATAAAACCACCTTCGCAACGCTCGATAACATTGTCGCCTTCCAAGATTCTGCGACGGGGAAAATCATATCCAGCACGTATCGCGCCAACGACGTGGACCGCGCAATTCCAGACATGCTTGGTGTATCTCCTGCGGTATTGGAGCACGTCATATTCTGCCACCAGGAGGATGGAAATTGGCCCC includes:
- a CDS encoding ribosomal protein s26, putative — encoded protein: MTTKRRNHGRAKPPCSRGRVRPVHCFNCSRLVPKDKSVGRFVVRRMLDQASARDVAEASLIYGSGFPMPKLYMKQRYCIACAIHSRTVRARPVEDRKRRYTSKVPFRPTGK